A stretch of the Teretinema zuelzerae genome encodes the following:
- a CDS encoding FlgD immunoglobulin-like domain containing protein — protein MTSGAITNTGTVAVGGQELTAASISGGIVSTTSGIISTTGTITTLNATTGATLNGGAGLTITNAIAGNPNLTLTGDVTLEGSVGTISNSGTLTLSGSLTSGAITNTGTVAVGGQELTAASISGGIVSTTSGIISTTGTITTLNATTGATLNGSAGLTITNAIAGNPNLTLTGSITLNGAVGTISNPGTLTLNGSLTSGAITNTGTVAVGGQELTAASISGGIVSTTSGIISTTGTITTLNATTGATLNGGAGLTITNAIAGNPNLTLTGDVTLEGSVGTISNSGTLTLNGSLTSGAITNTGTVAVGGQELTAASISGGIVSTTSGIISTTGTITTLNATTGATLNGGAGLTITNAIAGNPNLTLTGSITLNGAVGTISNPGTLTLNGSLTSGAITNTGTVAVGGQELTAASISGGIVSTTSGIISTTGTITTLNATTGATLNGGAGLTITNAIAGNPNLTLTGDVTLEGSVGTISNSGTLTLSGALDVNGNLNITAGILAANGNNITLAGNWTNSGTFTSGGGTQTVTFDGATNQSIVSGAASFNNLVVNKTAGTLNLGTITFNVTEAMNVLQGAFSQNGDNTAPPLPARIQTLGSLTVGAGATCVWDNPAAGGDLTINGNLVNGGTLNFNNKQVTIGGTVTGNVTFLDLIIPSGKTVAQQPASSIRVLRHFTIENGGFYVHNGMPLILGGGSIITGTIRDDNAALNVLQSLGAVTIDSGGAGTVKTLQTDIEAVSITVNANASASITGSSLTVNGNLSGTGTVTAAGSQNIDVNGNLSTATVNLNTSSATINITGNFTPAAFTAGNSTVIFDGAGSVIDRPAGGYSFYNLTMALSSAASLLQASEEITVTNQFTMTSGDFWAGTFTHLIAGNWNSSGEDVTWNETSAGSSTIRMTDGAPNITAKAADRFYNLILNSGGTIAASTPSGTVTVLGTFTAAANGTGGTLILTGNDTLSVAGAFDLRPGTTGASLTENTSTVVLAGSGDQTARTNNQSFNNLTINGRSSGTVTFTDALNVTNPAAGLTAGAGAYNIAINDGGSAANYVTFNNTGTLTINTSDAETFSLPLGAEKTSGEKILSGTIALSGAANFNFGTAGQVSIPVNCRIGGSTGTITLRDAVIENGATLTLGNAGTASANVIALNSTSGTAGGTPSNITFDNLNANVTVAGNIGTDIGTVSLVKTGGLARFAGDISAATLSTSAGAFNIRIEGGTGTATATTITNAAVFNNSGFLALGNALDDEFVFAAGFTHTAGATELFGDFNTTNAAISLAAATLAGQTEITTSTAAASGGTITMASLAGPFALGVTAGTGNISITGATGANDATRLGAITISSAGNASFGGAVYCQSLAQTAGSGTTSFAGILDMSGAAGADLNGTNFSFAGAVASAGPLDITHTGTLILPDAADCVLQGRFLQDGAGTVSLGADISTTGDAITFTGPITLTHNAAFNATAGGSAAGADVLLDAGATLDGPFNLAIEAGAGTIVFSENIGASQAVGDGTGASVTAITSATAADAVYFPGTVRTNNGLSVQGNATATENISVLGSETGTVFTKNTVLDGLDFASAGSITFGSSAANTLVLSAGAVLIDADGSLTVNARTDGAQDLTLAVTGGSIFNGAVGSATAIGDGTGASITINSTGATLFETGATVRTATGISQANAAGTVTFRANVSVLSAETPSAFQGNLAINTAEDFAFDTAGELAIGNAATNTLEVTGAAGNTATFRTRDPANGRITLNSAASSALSVRIENAGVFRTNEDADLTLSGSAAFTQTAPAAPIATITDNRAMIAGSIASAGGAIRFDSETFIFGSAGDMTLEAAGNAASDSIYFAQDRHVAAGDGTANKTVVFGSPASSGRNIILTQGRLGFGTTAARRALTSALDQVYLNGNPADMFADADSGVASLRAYENAARAGLTASVNGSVRNAYPDGSAIPALYTGEIDGATLSGKTIFIGKNFYANGTDFAAADAANPWTISLPDNNDALAAFAEAYRSEIANSRVTVQGSEATGAAGDFFAWVSAAENCTDGGGNAVAASDDGTLSVSAGWSFSRPYLLAENSSLATGAALSGTYTVFDDVVRVEFRDEAGNARRIENSRGEIAQAVANGAVTFNGDGTARTAFSGAFKDPACTVGTDDVSIPNEKGELVDLSVFYLRTDPADPAQRWNTDATGMSPGDVDASDGTTSSDRGRNADATYAAASPATRNSVPDMEISKATALLYQTLRDEHKNRIARYTGESATPAAANALPGARFTATGDRCRPALVEVLAGQELHVSDPKNNAANYFAWDGHNYLELRWSEPVDIGGLADSGALARNVRSTSDFDASTPYGGALRMSGSSLVLSGYFTALQGAAPEALAWQDGTRNLVSAPADAADALTANSLYRIFDLASTQAKLEGGTLAEAAHPHRLRVYLAGYADALPANAAAWKWFWPGYIENISDPTGAEIRAAANSLIRDRAAYANAVEAYADADSVYGRTTASGIEAATSNKAAIAAARHDAGGTERSWDTVFPDVAAFRTRTGWTESRTVFESSPVDTNSDGFMDRVEFHVFDDLPAYAETEDWQWVSSRGWYAGSGRDDSDLALAVPDQRGGMRSASALSGIAGDGSFQVSAAGFSFSNAATGLTNAYSTEIGTTVTDNIFNPDGVVSLMDDGYLAVFLSGLQWRMTEQMYYAYNESANWLTDHAGLRLKSHGPRMCLNKTPPEFTFTVQPMTLPGASSPTDRRLYILFSKRVDVQGLEQKLRLIDSNGDNLIDQTVPAQSPSSGASGADASWDAVVALTRDLTLQEIQSLVVAPEPVSKIDPDTGTTFQVSDIVDEQLNAMRSDSTHRVTDFGINLAMPLYASDGINADGTFGAGQGALRTFDGTGRLLDRDITLSVQINTGTTADVAASSSMQVYFDVNPDSLAYPVLFNDLFSAGLKIWLPAILPSFNNKANFEARSLTPEVTRDNGRIRNFILPSSDAEIKTGAKVEFIFKYGDLFCARLSDPADITSVDPWRFSISALKTQRGGVTILNNVIDSNKREKTLLTVEMPKSGNLVIHVFTMDGNIVRTLERNKKGAGTYTYSWDGTNLAGNPVARGMYFIRVVGPEMDEIRKVMVVKE, from the coding sequence TTGACATCAGGAGCCATCACCAATACCGGCACGGTCGCTGTAGGCGGTCAAGAACTTACCGCTGCAAGCATCTCTGGGGGGATTGTTTCGACAACCAGCGGTATTATCAGTACCACCGGAACTATCACAACACTGAACGCAACCACCGGAGCTACGCTTAACGGCGGCGCAGGGCTGACCATCACGAATGCAATAGCCGGCAACCCAAACCTCACCCTTACAGGAGATGTGACCCTTGAAGGCTCGGTTGGAACAATTTCAAACTCGGGCACTCTTACACTCAGCGGATCGCTGACATCAGGAGCCATCACCAATACCGGCACGGTCGCTGTAGGCGGTCAAGAACTTACCGCTGCAAGCATCTCTGGGGGGATTGTTTCGACAACCAGCGGTATCATCAGTACCACCGGAACTATCACAACACTGAACGCAACCACCGGAGCTACGCTTAACGGCAGCGCAGGGCTGACCATCACGAATGCAATAGCCGGCAACCCGAACCTCACCCTTACAGGAAGCATAACGCTTAACGGCGCGGTTGGAACAATTTCAAATCCGGGAACACTCACGCTAAACGGATCGCTGACATCTGGAGCCATCACCAATACCGGCACGGTCGCTGTAGGCGGTCAAGAACTTACCGCTGCAAGCATCTCTGGGGGGATTGTTTCGACAACCAGCGGTATCATCAGTACCACCGGAACTATCACAACACTGAACGCAACCACCGGAGCTACGCTTAACGGCGGCGCAGGGCTGACCATCACGAACGCAATAGCCGGCAACCCGAACCTCACCCTTACAGGAGATGTGACCCTTGAAGGCTCGGTTGGAACAATTTCAAACTCGGGAACACTCACGCTAAACGGATCGTTGACATCAGGAGCCATCACCAATACCGGCACGGTCGCTGTAGGCGGTCAAGAACTTACCGCTGCAAGCATCTCTGGGGGGATTGTTTCGACAACCAGCGGTATCATCAGTACCACCGGAACTATCACAACACTGAACGCAACCACCGGAGCTACGCTTAACGGCGGCGCAGGGCTGACCATCACGAATGCAATAGCCGGCAACCCGAACCTCACCCTTACAGGAAGCATAACGCTTAACGGCGCGGTTGGAACAATTTCAAATCCGGGAACACTCACGCTAAACGGATCGCTGACATCTGGAGCCATCACCAATACCGGCACGGTCGCTGTAGGCGGTCAAGAACTTACCGCTGCAAGCATCTCTGGGGGGATTGTTTCGACAACCAGCGGTATTATCAGTACCACCGGAACTATCACAACACTGAACGCAACCACCGGAGCTACGCTTAACGGCGGCGCTGGGCTGACCATCACGAACGCAATAGCCGGCAACCCGAACCTCACCCTTACAGGAGATGTGACCCTTGAAGGCTCGGTTGGAACAATTTCAAACTCGGGCACTCTTACACTCAGCGGAGCCCTCGATGTGAACGGCAACCTCAACATAACAGCGGGAATACTTGCTGCAAACGGCAACAACATCACGCTCGCGGGCAACTGGACCAATAGCGGAACTTTTACCTCAGGAGGCGGCACGCAGACTGTCACCTTTGACGGCGCGACTAATCAGTCGATCGTCTCGGGGGCAGCAAGCTTCAATAATCTAGTTGTTAACAAGACAGCTGGCACACTTAACCTCGGAACAATAACTTTTAATGTTACCGAAGCAATGAATGTACTACAGGGAGCGTTTTCGCAAAACGGCGATAATACAGCGCCTCCTCTTCCCGCCAGAATTCAAACACTCGGTTCGCTGACCGTTGGAGCAGGGGCAACCTGCGTGTGGGATAATCCGGCTGCCGGCGGAGATCTGACGATTAATGGAAACCTCGTAAACGGCGGAACGTTGAACTTCAATAACAAGCAGGTAACGATCGGGGGAACGGTGACGGGAAACGTGACGTTCCTGGATCTTATCATACCGAGCGGAAAAACGGTTGCGCAGCAACCAGCTTCAAGCATAAGGGTTCTGAGACATTTCACTATTGAGAATGGCGGATTTTATGTCCACAACGGGATGCCGTTGATTCTTGGAGGCGGCTCCATAATAACGGGCACTATACGCGATGATAATGCTGCGCTGAACGTTCTTCAGAGTCTTGGCGCGGTAACGATCGATTCAGGCGGAGCGGGAACTGTCAAAACGCTACAAACAGATATTGAAGCCGTAAGCATAACAGTGAATGCAAACGCTTCTGCATCAATTACCGGAAGCTCACTCACCGTGAACGGAAATCTCTCCGGAACCGGAACCGTGACGGCGGCGGGAAGCCAGAACATCGACGTGAACGGAAACCTTTCGACGGCGACGGTAAATCTCAACACATCGAGTGCGACGATAAATATAACAGGAAACTTTACGCCGGCGGCATTCACTGCCGGAAACTCCACGGTTATCTTCGACGGCGCCGGATCGGTCATCGACAGGCCGGCAGGCGGTTACTCGTTCTACAATCTGACGATGGCCCTGAGTTCTGCGGCGTCGCTGCTTCAGGCATCCGAGGAAATCACCGTGACGAACCAGTTCACGATGACGAGCGGGGATTTCTGGGCAGGAACTTTCACCCATCTGATAGCCGGGAACTGGAATTCTTCGGGAGAGGACGTGACGTGGAACGAGACATCTGCGGGAAGTTCCACGATCCGGATGACGGACGGGGCGCCGAACATAACAGCAAAAGCAGCCGACCGATTCTACAACCTGATCTTGAACTCGGGCGGAACAATCGCGGCCTCGACGCCAAGCGGAACCGTAACAGTGCTCGGCACGTTTACGGCCGCGGCGAACGGAACGGGCGGAACTCTTATCCTTACAGGAAACGACACGCTTTCGGTCGCGGGAGCTTTCGACCTCCGTCCCGGAACTACGGGCGCGAGTCTGACGGAAAACACAAGCACAGTCGTTCTTGCGGGATCCGGAGACCAGACGGCGAGAACCAACAACCAATCATTCAACAACCTTACCATCAACGGACGGTCAAGCGGAACGGTGACTTTCACCGACGCGCTGAATGTCACGAACCCAGCTGCGGGACTGACCGCAGGAGCGGGCGCCTACAATATAGCGATCAACGACGGCGGCTCGGCGGCGAATTATGTCACCTTCAATAACACCGGAACGCTTACCATCAACACCTCAGATGCGGAAACCTTCTCGCTTCCGCTGGGAGCCGAAAAGACCTCGGGAGAAAAGATTCTCTCCGGAACCATCGCGCTATCCGGCGCGGCGAACTTCAACTTCGGGACGGCAGGACAGGTTTCCATTCCGGTGAATTGCAGGATCGGGGGATCGACGGGAACCATTACGCTCCGGGACGCCGTGATCGAGAACGGGGCGACCCTGACGCTCGGAAACGCGGGAACCGCATCGGCTAACGTCATAGCCCTTAACTCTACGAGCGGTACGGCGGGCGGAACCCCGTCGAACATAACATTCGACAATCTGAACGCGAATGTTACAGTCGCGGGGAACATCGGAACGGACATCGGAACGGTCAGCCTCGTTAAAACCGGAGGACTCGCGAGATTCGCCGGAGACATTTCCGCTGCGACTCTTTCGACGAGCGCAGGCGCGTTCAATATCAGAATCGAAGGCGGAACTGGAACGGCAACCGCCACGACGATCACGAACGCTGCCGTCTTCAACAACTCGGGATTCCTCGCGCTCGGAAACGCCCTGGATGACGAGTTCGTCTTTGCCGCGGGCTTTACGCATACAGCCGGCGCGACGGAGCTCTTCGGCGACTTCAATACGACGAACGCAGCGATAAGCCTCGCGGCGGCGACGCTTGCCGGACAGACTGAAATAACGACCTCGACCGCAGCGGCATCGGGCGGAACCATTACGATGGCCTCGCTCGCCGGACCCTTCGCGCTCGGCGTAACGGCGGGAACCGGAAACATTTCGATTACCGGCGCGACCGGAGCGAACGACGCGACGAGACTCGGCGCGATAACTATCAGCTCGGCGGGAAACGCGAGCTTCGGCGGCGCGGTCTACTGCCAGAGCCTCGCGCAAACCGCGGGAAGCGGAACGACGAGCTTTGCCGGCATTCTCGACATGAGCGGAGCGGCGGGAGCAGACCTTAACGGAACGAACTTCTCGTTCGCCGGAGCGGTCGCGTCGGCAGGCCCGCTCGACATAACGCACACGGGAACGCTCATTCTCCCGGACGCGGCGGACTGCGTTCTCCAGGGACGCTTCCTCCAGGACGGCGCCGGCACGGTTTCGCTCGGGGCCGATATTTCCACAACCGGAGACGCGATAACCTTCACAGGGCCGATCACGCTCACGCACAACGCGGCGTTCAACGCGACCGCGGGAGGAAGCGCTGCCGGAGCCGACGTGCTCCTCGACGCGGGGGCAACGCTCGACGGACCCTTTAACCTTGCAATCGAGGCGGGAGCAGGAACCATCGTGTTCAGCGAAAACATCGGAGCGTCCCAGGCCGTCGGCGACGGAACGGGAGCTTCGGTAACCGCGATCACTTCTGCGACTGCAGCTGACGCGGTCTATTTCCCTGGAACCGTACGGACCAACAACGGACTCAGCGTTCAGGGAAACGCGACGGCGACGGAAAACATCTCGGTGCTCGGAAGCGAAACGGGAACAGTATTCACCAAAAACACAGTGCTCGACGGACTCGATTTCGCGAGCGCGGGAAGCATAACATTCGGAAGCTCGGCGGCGAACACCCTCGTGTTGTCGGCGGGGGCGGTGCTCATCGACGCGGACGGCTCGCTCACCGTGAACGCGCGAACGGACGGGGCGCAGGATTTGACGCTCGCAGTAACTGGCGGCTCGATCTTCAACGGAGCGGTTGGAAGCGCGACCGCGATCGGCGACGGAACAGGCGCTTCGATTACGATCAACTCTACCGGAGCCACGCTCTTCGAAACGGGCGCGACAGTAAGGACGGCGACGGGAATCTCGCAGGCGAACGCTGCGGGAACCGTTACCTTCAGGGCGAACGTCTCGGTGCTTTCGGCCGAGACGCCTTCTGCCTTCCAGGGAAATCTCGCGATCAACACGGCGGAGGACTTTGCGTTCGATACGGCGGGAGAACTCGCAATCGGAAACGCGGCGACCAACACGCTCGAGGTAACCGGAGCGGCCGGAAATACGGCGACTTTCAGAACGAGGGATCCGGCGAACGGAAGGATTACGCTTAACTCCGCGGCGTCTTCTGCCCTTTCGGTCAGGATCGAAAACGCAGGAGTTTTCAGAACCAACGAGGACGCGGACTTGACGCTTTCCGGAAGCGCGGCGTTCACGCAGACTGCTCCGGCCGCGCCAATCGCGACGATAACCGATAACCGGGCGATGATCGCCGGAAGCATCGCGAGCGCGGGAGGAGCGATCCGCTTCGACTCCGAAACCTTCATCTTTGGCAGCGCGGGAGACATGACGCTCGAAGCCGCCGGAAACGCCGCAAGCGATTCGATCTACTTTGCGCAGGATCGCCACGTCGCGGCCGGAGACGGAACGGCCAACAAGACGGTCGTGTTCGGTTCTCCTGCGAGCTCGGGAAGAAACATCATACTGACCCAGGGACGGCTCGGCTTCGGAACTACCGCCGCGCGAAGGGCGCTTACATCGGCGCTCGACCAGGTCTATTTGAACGGAAACCCCGCCGACATGTTCGCGGACGCGGATTCAGGGGTCGCCTCGCTCCGCGCGTACGAAAATGCCGCGAGGGCCGGGCTTACGGCTTCCGTGAACGGCTCGGTCAGAAACGCCTACCCGGACGGAAGCGCGATTCCGGCTCTCTATACGGGTGAAATCGACGGCGCGACCTTGTCGGGAAAAACTATTTTTATCGGGAAAAACTTCTATGCGAACGGAACGGATTTCGCGGCGGCAGACGCGGCGAATCCCTGGACGATTTCGCTGCCGGACAATAACGACGCTCTCGCCGCCTTCGCGGAAGCCTACCGCTCGGAAATCGCAAACTCGCGCGTAACCGTGCAGGGTTCGGAGGCGACCGGCGCGGCCGGCGATTTCTTCGCCTGGGTGAGCGCGGCGGAGAATTGCACCGACGGCGGCGGAAACGCGGTCGCGGCCTCTGACGACGGAACGCTCAGCGTCTCGGCGGGCTGGTCGTTCTCGCGACCCTACCTGCTCGCGGAAAACTCAAGCCTCGCTACCGGCGCGGCATTGAGCGGAACGTATACGGTGTTCGACGACGTGGTGCGAGTGGAGTTCCGCGACGAAGCGGGCAACGCGCGGAGAATTGAAAACTCCCGCGGAGAGATCGCACAGGCGGTCGCGAACGGAGCGGTCACCTTCAACGGCGACGGAACCGCGCGAACCGCATTCTCCGGCGCGTTCAAGGACCCTGCCTGCACGGTCGGAACAGACGACGTTTCCATCCCGAACGAAAAGGGAGAACTCGTAGACCTTTCGGTATTTTATCTCAGAACCGATCCGGCGGATCCGGCCCAACGGTGGAACACTGACGCGACAGGAATGTCCCCGGGAGACGTAGACGCATCGGATGGAACAACCAGCTCAGACCGAGGACGAAACGCGGACGCGACCTACGCGGCGGCTTCTCCGGCGACCCGGAACAGCGTGCCCGATATGGAAATCAGCAAGGCGACCGCCCTCCTCTACCAGACGCTCCGGGACGAACACAAGAACCGGATCGCGCGATATACCGGAGAAAGCGCGACACCGGCCGCGGCGAACGCCCTTCCCGGCGCGAGATTCACGGCGACGGGTGACCGCTGCCGCCCCGCCCTCGTGGAAGTTCTCGCCGGGCAGGAACTCCACGTCTCGGACCCGAAAAACAACGCGGCGAATTACTTCGCCTGGGACGGACACAACTACCTGGAGCTTCGCTGGTCCGAACCGGTCGATATCGGCGGCCTCGCTGATTCCGGCGCCCTCGCGCGAAATGTGCGAAGCACCAGCGACTTCGACGCTTCCACGCCCTACGGCGGAGCCCTCCGCATGAGCGGCTCTAGCCTCGTGCTTTCCGGATACTTCACCGCCCTGCAGGGTGCGGCCCCGGAAGCGCTCGCCTGGCAGGACGGAACGCGAAACCTCGTTTCTGCACCGGCGGACGCAGCAGACGCGCTCACCGCGAACTCTCTGTACCGCATCTTCGATCTCGCGTCCACCCAGGCAAAACTCGAGGGCGGAACGCTCGCGGAAGCGGCCCATCCCCACCGCCTGCGCGTCTACCTCGCCGGCTACGCGGACGCCCTCCCGGCGAACGCCGCCGCATGGAAGTGGTTCTGGCCCGGCTATATAGAAAACATCTCCGACCCGACCGGAGCGGAAATCCGCGCGGCCGCGAACTCCCTTATCCGCGACCGGGCGGCCTACGCGAACGCGGTGGAAGCATACGCCGACGCCGATTCGGTTTACGGCAGAACGACAGCCTCGGGAATCGAGGCCGCCACGTCAAATAAAGCCGCGATCGCCGCCGCCCGCCACGACGCCGGCGGAACGGAACGCAGCTGGGACACCGTGTTCCCTGACGTCGCAGCCTTCCGCACGCGGACCGGCTGGACCGAATCGCGAACCGTATTCGAATCGAGCCCGGTGGACACCAACAGCGACGGTTTCATGGACCGCGTGGAATTCCACGTATTCGACGACCTTCCCGCGTACGCGGAAACGGAAGACTGGCAGTGGGTCAGCTCGCGCGGATGGTACGCGGGAAGCGGACGCGACGACTCGGACCTCGCCCTGGCCGTGCCCGACCAACGCGGCGGCATGAGAAGCGCCTCGGCCCTCTCGGGAATCGCCGGAGACGGATCGTTCCAGGTCAGCGCGGCCGGCTTCTCGTTCTCGAACGCGGCTACAGGACTGACCAACGCGTACAGCACGGAAATCGGAACGACCGTCACGGACAACATCTTCAACCCCGACGGAGTCGTCAGCCTCATGGACGACGGATATCTCGCGGTATTCCTTTCTGGCCTCCAGTGGCGTATGACCGAGCAGATGTACTACGCCTACAACGAAAGCGCGAACTGGCTCACCGACCACGCGGGACTCAGGCTCAAGAGCCACGGCCCGCGCATGTGCCTCAACAAGACGCCGCCTGAGTTCACCTTCACCGTGCAGCCCATGACCCTGCCGGGTGCCTCGAGCCCGACCGACCGCCGGCTCTACATCCTCTTCTCCAAGCGCGTAGACGTGCAGGGGCTTGAACAAAAGCTCCGGCTCATCGACTCGAACGGCGACAACCTGATCGACCAAACCGTGCCCGCGCAATCGCCGAGTTCGGGAGCGTCCGGCGCGGACGCCTCCTGGGACGCAGTGGTCGCCCTGACGCGCGACCTCACCCTCCAGGAAATCCAGAGCCTCGTAGTCGCGCCTGAACCGGTATCGAAAATCGACCCCGACACGGGAACGACCTTCCAGGTTTCGGACATCGTAGACGAACAGCTGAACGCCATGCGGAGCGACTCGACCCATCGCGTCACCGACTTCGGCATCAACCTCGCCATGCCGCTGTACGCATCGGACGGCATCAACGCCGACGGAACCTTCGGCGCCGGACAGGGAGCGCTGCGCACCTTCGACGGAACCGGACGGCTCCTCGACCGCGACATCACCCTCTCGGTGCAGATCAATACGGGAACGACAGCCGACGTCGCCGCCTCCTCGAGCATGCAGGTCTACTTCGACGTAAACCCGGACAGCCTCGCCTACCCGGTTCTCTTCAACGACCTCTTCTCCGCGGGGCTCAAGATATGGCTGCCGGCGATACTGCCCTCGTTCAACAACAAGGCGAACTTCGAAGCCCGCTCGCTCACGCCGGAGGTCACGCGAGACAACGGCAGGATCAGGAATTTCATCCTCCCCTCGAGCGACGCGGAAATCAAAACGGGGGCAAAGGTGGAGTTCATCTTCAAGTACGGAGACCTCTTCTGCGCCCGCCTTTCAGATCCGGCCGACATCACCAGCGTCGACCCCTGGCGCTTCTCGATCTCCGCCCTGAAAACGCAGCGCGGCGGCGTGACGATTCTGAACAACGTCATCGACTCGAACAAGCGCGAAAAAACGCTCCTGACGGTCGAAATGCCCAAGTCCGGAAACCTCGTCATCCACGTCTTCACCATGGACGGCAACATCGTGCGCACGCTTGAACGCAACAAAAAAGGAGCCGGCACCTACACCTACTCCTGGGACGGAACGAACCTCGCCGGAAACCCCGTCGCCCGCGGAATGTACTTCATCCGCGTCGTCGGCCCGGAAATGGACGAGATTCGAAAAGTCATGGTTGTAAAAGAATAA
- a CDS encoding GNAT family N-acetyltransferase, protein MDIKLRLEEPRDYLEVEKMTREAFWNLYGPGCDEHYLCHILRGHKDFIAELDYIAEADGKIVGSIMYTESYLHGEDGEKVETVSFGPLCVHPDYQRKGIGSALIRKTRQIVQEREIPAITIYGDPHNYCTHGFKNGIDYNVSNMAGEFPLGLLVLETRDGFLGGKKWKAQQSDAFDFDRREAEEFDSQFEKKEKAFHYSQELFKMLIRSYVRNS, encoded by the coding sequence ATGGACATCAAACTGCGTTTGGAAGAACCGCGAGATTATCTGGAAGTAGAAAAAATGACGCGAGAAGCTTTTTGGAATCTCTATGGTCCCGGATGCGACGAGCACTATTTATGCCATATCTTGCGCGGTCATAAGGATTTTATTGCGGAACTCGATTATATCGCCGAAGCAGACGGAAAAATAGTCGGATCGATCATGTATACCGAATCGTATTTGCACGGCGAAGACGGAGAAAAGGTCGAGACCGTTTCTTTCGGCCCCTTATGCGTGCATCCCGATTATCAGAGAAAAGGAATCGGCAGCGCGCTCATACGAAAAACCAGGCAGATAGTGCAAGAAAGAGAAATACCGGCGATTACAATTTACGGCGATCCTCACAATTATTGCACGCACGGGTTTAAAAACGGGATCGACTATAACGTAAGCAACATGGCCGGCGAATTTCCCTTGGGCTTATTAGTGCTGGAAACTCGGGATGGTTTCCTCGGCGGCAAAAAGTGGAAAGCGCAACAAAGCGATGCGTTCGACTTTGACAGGCGTGAAGCAGAGGAATTCGACTCTCAATTCGAGAAAAAGGAAAAAGCGTTTCACTATAGTCAGGAACTTTTTAAGATGCTGATCAGATCGTATGTGAGGAATTCGTAG
- a CDS encoding HAD family hydrolase → MYSLVVWDWNGTLLNDVDENISIVNELLKKRSLPVIGKETYKRFFRMPIKSFYMDIGFDFSEESFESIAKEYNHLYKQRFSSMLLTNEIEGILEYIDGCNIDQYIVSASEQKSLDVQVSEKNISRYFKKIVGNDDFSVVSKIEKAKELRTEFGKEDKILFIGDMFHDYEAAQAIGADCVIYRNGHQETKENADYRIIDSMAELKEVVKRCSA, encoded by the coding sequence GTGTATTCATTAGTTGTATGGGATTGGAACGGCACCTTGCTGAACGATGTCGACGAGAATATCTCCATTGTGAACGAGTTGTTGAAAAAGCGGTCTCTGCCGGTTATCGGCAAAGAGACGTATAAACGGTTCTTCCGAATGCCGATCAAGAGCTTTTATATGGATATCGGATTCGATTTTTCGGAAGAATCGTTTGAATCGATCGCGAAAGAGTACAACCATCTCTATAAGCAAAGATTCAGCTCCATGCTGTTGACGAATGAAATAGAAGGCATCCTGGAATATATCGACGGATGCAACATTGACCAATACATCGTTTCCGCTTCCGAACAGAAAAGTTTGGACGTACAGGTTTCCGAAAAGAACATTTCCCGGTATTTCAAAAAGATAGTCGGCAACGACGATTTTTCCGTTGTGAGTAAAATTGAGAAGGCGAAAGAATTGAGAACGGAATTCGGCAAAGAAGATAAAATTCTTTTCATCGGGGATATGTTTCATGATTACGAAGCAGCGCAGGCAATCGGAGCCGATTGCGTTATATACAGAAACGGACATCAGGAAACAAAAGAGAACGCCGACTATAGAATAATCGATTCGATGGCAGAGTTAAAAGAAGTTGTAAAGCGATGCAGCGCCTAA
- a CDS encoding GNAT family N-acetyltransferase has protein sequence MKNPYDECPVFETDSFLLRLVSESDSEDLLKCYSDGKAQPLFNTDRCSGDFCMYRIEDMVQCIKAWLFAYSEQEFIRFAIVDRSLSKAVGTVEMFGYVGTYKVTTGILRVDILSGYENARYLAELFNVCGENFFDLFGVDAIATKAMPQAVERRKALAETGFHEGSAYEGEHYFLRTKKN, from the coding sequence GTGAAAAATCCCTATGATGAATGCCCTGTTTTTGAAACAGACAGCTTTTTGTTAAGACTCGTATCTGAATCCGATTCAGAAGATCTGCTTAAATGCTATTCGGACGGCAAGGCGCAACCGCTGTTTAATACCGACAGGTGTTCCGGCGATTTTTGCATGTATCGAATCGAGGACATGGTTCAATGCATTAAAGCCTGGCTCTTTGCTTATTCCGAACAAGAGTTTATACGCTTTGCGATTGTGGATAGATCCTTGTCCAAAGCTGTCGGAACAGTGGAAATGTTCGGGTATGTAGGAACATACAAAGTTACAACAGGAATTCTTCGTGTCGATATTTTGTCCGGATATGAAAACGCCCGTTATTTAGCCGAACTATTTAACGTATGCGGCGAAAACTTTTTTGATCTGTTCGGGGTTGATGCGATTGCCACCAAGGCAATGCCCCAAGCCGTTGAAAGGCGCAAAGCGTTAGCGGAAACAGGCTTCCATGAAGGCTCTGCATACGAGGGCGAGCATTATTTTTTGCGTACGAAAAAAAATTGA